The Chryseobacterium sp. G0186 genome includes the window TACTTAAAAATACACCGATTCTGAAGTTTATCAACATGAAACTCAAATTCATTCTTCCCATTAACCAGCTAAATTTAATGCTATGGAATTTCAAACAAATCTTCTCGAATATATAAGCCAATCGCTGATGACAATTGATGAGACTATTTCAATTGCAGAAAGCGTTACCTCAGGATGTTTGCAGCTGGCTTTTTCACAGATGCCCAATGCTTCTTTATTTTATAAGGGCGGAATTACCACCTATACATTGCCTGAAAAAGTAAAGATATTAAAGGTAAACAGACATGAAGCAGAGCAATGCGATTGCGTTTCAGAAAATATTGCAGAAACAATGGCCTTAAATGCTGCCACGCTTTTTGGATCTGACTGGTCCATTGCAACCACAGGGTATTGTACTCCTATAAGAGATTCCTCCTATAAAATTTTTGCCTATTTCTCATTTTCATATAAGGGAGAAATTATTCTCACAAAAAAACTGGAACTGCATCCTAAAACCCAGGCACTCAATGCCCAGCTTTATTATACAGAATTTATTTTGGGATGTTTTAAAAGTGAGTTGAATAGACTTTTAATTTTAAAATAATAAAGTTTATAAAGTAATTAATTGAACCTAAAATTGCTTTGGTTATATTAAGATTATTCACAATCAGTAGTTGATCATAAATATTTTTATCCATTCCTCTACTTGAAAAATGCCTAATCCTTAATGACTTTAGGCTTCATTTTCATTACTGCAAAATAGGATGATGTAAAAGCGGAAAGGCTTTGATAGCCTACTT containing:
- a CDS encoding CinA family protein, coding for MEFQTNLLEYISQSLMTIDETISIAESVTSGCLQLAFSQMPNASLFYKGGITTYTLPEKVKILKVNRHEAEQCDCVSENIAETMALNAATLFGSDWSIATTGYCTPIRDSSYKIFAYFSFSYKGEIILTKKLELHPKTQALNAQLYYTEFILGCFKSELNRLLILK